In the Paenibacillus sp. FSL R7-0337 genome, AAGCCAAAGGAATTGGAAATCCCTATCTTCAGGTCCGCTTGACGGGCTACGTTAGGGACATAATCCAGATCGCAGGATTCGTCCGGCTGCTCCAGATTAATTGTTGGCGGGATCAGCCCTTCCTGCAGGCTAAGCAGCAGGGCAATGGCTTCCAGACCACCGGCTGCGCCAAGGGCATGACCGGTCATCGATTTGTTCGCCGTGACCGGAATCCGGTAGGCCTGCTCGCCGAATAGCTTCTTAATCGCCAGGGTCTCCGAAAGGTCTCCGACCATCGTGCTGGTCGCGTGTGCGCTAATGACATCTACCTCCCCGGGACTGATGCCAGCCTCGCTGAGTGCCAGCTTCATTGCCTGGTAGGCTCCTATCCCCTCAGGATGAGTAGCTACCATATGATAAGCATCCGAGCTGGCGCCATATCCGGTGACCTCGCCATAGATGACGGCATCTCTGCGCAGGGCATGGGAGAGGGACTCCAGGATGACAATAGCCCCGCCCTCCGCGATGACAAACCCGTCCCTGTTCCGGTCAAAAGGCCGGCTGGCCCCCTGCGGGTCCCCGTTCCGGGTAGACAAGGCGGTCGCATTGCCGAAGCTGGCCAGGGCAATCTCGGTCACCGCCGCTTCCGCACCTCCGGCGATGATCACATCGGCCCCGCCGTAACGGATCAGGCGGAAGGCTTCGCCAATAGCCGTATTCCCGATGGAACAGGCGGTCACCGGCGAGAGTGTCGGCCCCTGTGCCCCGAGCTTGATGCTGATCATCGCTGCCGCCATGTTGGAGATCAGCATCGGGATCAGGGTAGGGCTTACCCGCTCCGGTCCCCGGGACCGCAGCAGCTCACCCTGGTCCATTAACGTCTGGATACCACCTACGCCGGAGCCTACATAGACGCCCAGCCGTTCCCTGTCCAGCTCCTCCAGCCGGAGACCGGAGTGCGCCCAGGCCTCCTCTGCAGCGGCAAGCGCGAACTGGCTGAACCGGTCCATCCGCCGGGCTTCCTTGCGGCCGAATCTGGCATCCGGGTCGAAGGCCTGCACCGAGCCGGCAATCTTGGTTTTGAAATGGGTGGTATCAAAAGAATCAATCAGCGTAATCCCCGATTCTCCTGCCGTAAGGCGGCTCCAAAACTGCTCCACAGTATTGCCAAGCGGGGAGATGACACCCATTCCTGTAATTACGACACGTTCCATCTGCTATTCCTCCTGTTATTCTGAATAAGCTTATTTTTTCATGTTGCTTATCCTATTACAAGTTGTAGTTTATACTAGTATAATTACTACTACACTAACAGGCAGACGAACTGTATGACAGGAGGAAGCATGATGTCCAATCAGAACAGGCTTCAAGCATTATCGGAATTCCTGAAAGCAAGACGCGCGGCCATTACCCCGGCATCAGCGGGGCTCCCGGAGGGCACCAGGAGGCGGACGCCCGGGCTCCGGCGCGAGGAAGTGGCGCAGCTCTCCGGAGTAAGCAGCACCTGGTATACCTGGCTGGAGCAGGGGCGTGATATTAAGGTATCTCCATCCGTTCTTGATTGTATTGCCGCAGCACTTCAGCTGACGAAGGATGAGCGGAGTTACTTGTTCGCTCTGGCGCTGGAGAACGGACCGGGAGTAGCAGACTATACCCAAGAAGAGCCTTCGGTGATTCATCCGTCCCTGCAGAAGATATTGCAGGAGCTGAAGACCTGCCCGACCATCATCTCGGACCGGCACTGCGGCATTGTCGGCTGGAATGAGGCAGCGGCGCATGTGTTTCTTGATTTCGCCAAGCTGGCTCCGCAGCAGCGCAATATGATCTCACTGCTGTTCGAGCGCAAGGAGTTCAGGCGGCTGGCGGTGAATTGGGAGCAGTTCGTCCGGGGTTACTTATCGATCTTCCGAGCCTATTACGGGCAATACCTGGAGGACCGCTGGTACGATGAATTCATCGCGGAGATGAAGGAGCGGCATCCGGAATTCTATCATTTATGGGAAGAGAGCCGGGTCAGCTCCGCGCCGGATGTTGTACTGGAATTCCGGCATGCCAAAGCCGGCAAAATGCTGTTCCATCTCACCTCCCTCCAAGTGCAAGGTACAGCGGATCTGCGCTGCAGCATCTACACGCCAGCGGGTGAATCAGGTACAGAAGCCAAGCTGAAGCAGCTTATGGAGCTTAAGTGAGGTAGGTGATAGATTTTCCTTATGGTTTCATAAAAAACTATAAATATGCAATATAGATTTTGCAGTTTATACTCCTAATATGATGAATTTCTTCCTGCGGGAGGGACCGGAAAAGGGGTAAAGATATAATGGCTAAAGTTACGGGATTAGAAGGCATAGTTGCCGGAGAGACAGCAATTGGATTAGTAGATGGAGAGAAAGGGTATCTGGTGTACCGCGGATATTGGGCGAAGGAGCTTGCGGTGGGCAAAAGCTATGAAGAAGTCGCTTATTTGCTCTGGAACGGACACCTGCCTGATGCGGAGGAGCTGGCGCAGCTCAAGGCGCAAATGGCAGTGGAGAGGGCGATTCCTGAATATCTCTGCAAGATGCTTGATCTGTATCCGGCTTCTGTCCCGCTGATGCTGGTATTACAAAGTGCAGTGGCTGCGCTTGGGGATGAGGAGAACGCTACCTGGCCGCCCACACTGAAGCAGGCCGTGCGGCTGACGGCAATGCTTCCGGCGATCATAGCTTACAGGTACCGCAGTCTTCAGGGCTTGGCGCCGCTGAAATCGCTTCCTGAGCTTGGCCATGCTGCGAATTATCTATATCTGCTCACAGGCAAGCTGCCGGAGGAGGCTCATGTGCGGGCGATCAACGCCTATATGATCCTCTGCATGGAGCATGGCATGAATGCCTCTACCTTCGCCGGGCGGGTGGTGCTGTCCACGGAATCGGATCTGTGTGCGGCTGTAGCCGGATCAATCGGGGCCATGAAGGGTCCGCTGCATGGCGGCGCGCCGTATGAAGTGATATCGATGCTGGAGGAGATCGGGACGAAGGAACGCGCGGAGCCTTGGCTGAGAGGGAAGCTTGAGGCCGGGGAGAAGCTGATGGGCTTCGGGCACCGGATCTACAAGACTAAGGACCCGCGGGCTGAAGCGCTGCAGATTGCGACGCTTACGATGATTGGCAAGGACGCCTACTTTGATCTTGCGCTTCATGTGGAGGCTACAGCGGTTGCGCTGCTGGAGGAATACAAGCCGGGCCGCCGCCTGTTCACCAATGTTGAGTTCTATGCTGCGGCTATTTTGAAGGCGCTTAAGCTGGCGCCGGAGATCTTCACGCCTACATTCACGGCGGGAAGAATTGTCGGCTGGACGGCCCATTTACTGGAGCAGTCAGCCCATAACCGGATTTTCCGGCCACAATCTACTTATATCGGACCTATGCCAGAATCAGAGACAGTATGATAGCAACTGCTTCTCTATTGAACATGCAAAAGCACCCCCGGCCGTCTACCAGCCGGAGATGCTTAACAAGGGAATGTTAATGAGAGAGTATGAGGGGGATACTCTTACATTAGATTAGAAATCAGAGGTTGCCACTTCGATTGTGCCGAAGACTGCACCGGCAGCTGTGCTCAGAAGTCCTGCGACCAGCAGGGCATGAACGGATAAAGTGAGACTGTTAAATGCAGGGATCAAATAAGTGACCACTGGAGCGTTGACGCGGTAAATAACGAGATCCACAGGAAACCCGGAATTGTTGTTTACCGTCACAGCCGCGTTGATGCCACCTGCCAGATTTTCATAGTAAGATTTACCTACAGAAGCGGGCAGATTGAAGAATTGTTGCGGTAATAAGATAGCCATTGTAATGTCCTCCTTTTCCTTGTGATAGGATAGTATATTCGGCAAAACTATGATTGCTGTAACGTATGCCATGGGAGATTCACACATTTCAATAGGATACCTTCAGGTTCATAGAGACCCCGAATCTATGGTACACTGGATGTAATCTAGTGACTGGTAAGGGGAAATGACAACGATGAAGCTGGTGTCCTGGAATGTGAACGGTCTGAGAGCTTGTGTGAATAAAGGGTTTAACGAGTATTTCCGGGAGGTTGACGCAGATATCTTCTGTGTACAGGAGACGAAGCTCCAGGAGGGGCAGATTGTTCTGGATCATGGGGAGGAATATGCCGGGTACTGGAACTATGCACTCAAAAAAGGATATTCGGGTACGGCTGTATTTACCAGAATCAAGCCGCTATCCGTACGATATGGACTGGAGCAGGAGACGGAGGATGAGGGGCGGATTATCACCCTGGAATTCATGGATTTCTATCTAGTGAATGTGTATACGCCGAATGCCAAGCGCGATCTGTCGAGGCTGGACTACCGGATGGAGTGGGAGGACCGGTTCCGTGCCTATTTGCTGAAGCTGGATGAGCATAAACCGGTTGTCGTGTGCGGGGATCTGAATGTGGCGCATCAGGAGATTGACCTGAAGAATGCGAGATCGAACCGGGGGAATTCAGGCTTCACCGACGAAGAACGCGGCAAAATGACCACGCTGCTCGCAGCCGGCTTCGTGGATACCTTCAGATGGTTCTATCCTGAGCTGGAGGGCGCCTACAGCTGGTGGTCCTACATGCCTAAGGTCAGAGAGAAGAATGTGGGCTGGCGGATCGATTATTTTCTCGCTTCAGAGCGCTTAACCCCGCGTCTGCTGGACGCCGGAATTGAATGTAATGTTCTTGGCAGCGATCATTGCCCGGTGGTCCTCCATCTGGCGGATGCGGCGGAAGCATAGACAGAGTGTATATCTGTGATACAAGTGGAAACGGCTTTGCCGTCCTTTTTAAAGGACGGTATCGTTTCAGCGAGAAATATAAGGATAAGTTATTGCGTGAAACATATAAATTCTTATATTTTAAAAAGAGGCTGTATCCCGGAGTTCGGGATACGGCCTCTTTCAGTTGTAACGCGGTTGAGGGGCGGTTTGCCCGGTTATTCTGACGAGGTGCCTGGCTCCAGCACCGGCGGCCGCCGGTGCTTCGTGGCTTGTTCGTAACTATAAGCAATCCCTAGCAGCATAGTTTCACTATGGGCTGAAGCACAGAAGGTGATACCCTGCGGTCCCTTGGTAAGATAGCCGCCTGGTGCAACAATACCCGAGTAGGTGTACCCGGCAGGAACTGTAATCAGCGGATAACCCGCTCTCGCCGCTACTTCACATCCGTGATCTCCAGGGAACAGGAGCGCATCCAGACCGTAATGCTCCAGGGCATAATCGATTCCCTGACTACCGGCTAGTGAACGGGAAGAATGCAGCTGCTCCAGATATTCCTGCTCTGTAATATCATCCCCGGAGGTGTTCAGCCATTCCAGTGTTCCCTGGCCGTATTTCAGTGCCTGTTCGCTATGCTGCTGATTGAAATCTATCAGCTCCTGCAGGGAATGCACAGGAGCGGATTCCGGCAGGCTTCCCAGATAGCGGTTCAATCCAGGCTTGAATTCATATTGCAGAATCGTAGCCTTCCATTCCGCATCCTGACAGGGGAGCTCTACGGGGTCAATAATTTCTGCCCCCAGCTCTCTCAGGACCAATATGGCAGATTCCATAATCTTAAGAGCTTCACTATCCAGATCTTTATAATAGAATCGCGGAATTCCGATTCGCGTGTTTCTTACCGCATCCGGCTCCAGACCTGTCGAATAATCCAGTATAACAGAGGAAGAAGAGTCAGCATTCCCGGCCAATACATTAAGCAGGAGTGCAGCGTCTTTGACCGTTCTGGCCATTGGACCGGCGCTGTCCTGGCTGCCGATTCCCGGTATAATGCCCTGGTTGCTGACCAGTCCCCAGGTAGGCTTAAGGCCGACCAGGGAGTTATGGGCCGCCGGACTGATGATGGAGCCGGAGGTCTCCGTACCTACGGCGACGGTGACAAGGTTAGCGGCAACTGCCGCCGCACTTCCCGAACTTGATCCGCCAATGAACAGCTCCCCCGGGCCGTAAGGGCCCAGTACAAGACCACCGCGCGAGCTGTATCCGGCCCACATTGCCGGCGACATGAAGTTGGCCCATTCGGTCATATTGGCTTTGCCCAGTATCACTGCCCCGGCTGTCCTTAGCCGAGTGATAAGCTCAGCATCTTCTGCTGCTATGCACTCTGCAAGCGCCAAGGCTCCTGCACTGGTGTGCAGCTGATCTGCTGTACTGATGTTATCTTTGACCAGGACTGGAATGCCGTGCATCGGTCCCCTGCTACCCTGATCCCTTCGTTCCTGATCGAGCCTTGCAGCAATCGCAAGAGCCTCTGGATTCACCTCCAATACGGAGCGGAGGAGACCATCTAACCGGTTGATTCTTTCCAAATACCAGCCTGCCAGCATCTCGGAGGTTAGGCTTCCTTGTGCCATTTGCTCCTGAATGCTGGTGATGTCTGCTTCTATTAACCAATCATGCTCATCTGGCGCAGATGAGATACGGGTGGAATCGTTCTTATACATTAGAATGTTGCACCTCTATTCATTGTTTACTGTCTTATTTAGGGTCTCGCTTGCCGCTGCCTGATGCCGTTTCGGCCATGTGATTACATTGTGGGTTCTGCTAATCTCTTCATAGATGAGCGGACGCTCACGCTTAATCAACCGCAGCACCAGATGGATGAAGAAGGCCAAATCAGCCAATAGGATGACTATTTTCACTACAGCAGCCAGCGCTGTGCCGATAGAGATGAAGAAGGAGGAGTCAGGCATAAGGGAATTCATTCCGCCTAAGACGCCATAGAGTAATCCATATCGTGCCCATACCCTCCAGGGTCTGGCCAGGCCGCCGTCTTCACTCCTTAGCCGGATACGTACAACCCATTTGCCGAAGGTGCGTCCGCCTGTGAACAGAGGAATGCTCAGGAAATACACCATACTAACTGCCCACCACGAAATACTCAGAGAGAGCAAATTAAGAAGGATGGTTACCGCGAGCAGCAGGATAGAATCCAGCAGGAAAGCAAGGGCGCGGCGGGTGTAGGTCACTTTTTTGGCGGAAAGGTCCTCTTGGCTGTCAAGCTTCTCAATCCTCGGCAGCAGGCCGGAGATCCATAGGGATATCTTGAAGCCCACAATGCCGCCCAGCGTATTCGTGATCATGTCATCGACATCGAAGATCCGGTAAGGATGATCGAAGAAGCCGTAAATGCCGGTAATCTGTGTAATCTCGAACGACAGCGACAGCGCAAAGGACAGGATAATGCACACCACCCAGCGCGTGCGGAAGTAGTAGCCCAGGAACATACCGAAGGGTACGGTCAGTAGAACATTGAAGGCTGCCAGCAGAAAATCCGCTCCGGTCAGCACATTAAGGTAGCTGGAAGGGTCGCTGCGCGTAATTGGCGTATTGTGCAGAATATCCTGGATGAACTGTAGCGGTACAAGCTGGATCATACTCCCGGAGGGGGCTGCATTGTGCCTGGAATCAGGCAAGGGCAGAAGGACCAGGAAGAACGCATTAAGCAGGTACAGCAGCAGCAGATACAGCATCAAGGCCCGGATTTTATTGATATAGCCGTGCCGGCGGTATTGCACAATCAGGAACGGTAAGGTGAAGAATAGCGCCGCAACCGGAAAGGCCATGAATGCGTAGGAAATCGGGAATAGATAAGTCTGGAACATGGGTTCACCTGCTGTCTGGTTTTTGAAAATACAAGAAGTTATAACTTGCCACATCGACTCCATTATAGAATTAAACATAAACCGTCTCAACAGAATTAATCATTCTAACCGTTCTTTCCTGCATAGACATGTTAGGAGAGGAGCGTGAGCACTGTATGGAAAAGAAGGTTCAACAGTATTATAAGCTCAAGGTGAAGCAGAAGGAGCTGGAAAAGGAGCTGGCCGGACTCCGGCAGGAGATCCTTGCCCACGTTAATGAAGCGGGGCAGACCGAAGCGGTGTTCGGCAGCTACAAGGTCAAGCTGGTCACGCAGAACCGCAAGGAATATGATGACGACAAGCTCTATCAGACCCTGTCCGACCCCGAGCTGTGGAGGCTGCTCTCCCGGGCTGATCCGGCCAAGGTGGCCAGCCTGACGAAGCTGAAAGTGATTGCGGAAGAGAAAATCGCCCATACGTATGATGTGAAGACCATTCAGTTGCTGCAGGTGGATAAGCAGTAGAGGAAGCGCTGCCGGAAGCGGGAGAAGTTACGCCATGCTCAGCTTCCGGTTGTACATAGATCATAGAGTACGTGCCATCTTACCGGTCTTCCGCTATACTTATACAGAGACAGAGAAGATATGGAGGAAGAGATGAAATGAAGGATTTTGAGCAGATGCTGGAGAAATACGCAGAGCTGGTAGTCAAGGTCGGTGTGAATGTGCAGCCGGGACAAGTGCTGATGGTTCACGCCCCGCTGGAGACAGCGGAGCTTACCCGGCTGATTGTAGGCAAGGCTTATGACGCTGGAGCGAAATACGTGCTTGTGGACTGGGACGATGAAGCGGTCACACGCATCCGTTACGAGAAGGCTCCTGAGGAATCGTTCGGGTATTATCCGCAGTGGCATGCCGATATGCTGGAGGGATTCGCTGAAGAAGGCGGAGCTATATTACATATAAAAGTGCCGGATCCGGAATTATTCCGCGGGATCGATTCGGCCAAGGTCTCCACTGCCGTTAAAGCGGCTGCGGTTGCGCGCAAGAAGTACCAGGCCTACACCCGGAACAGCAGAATCAGCTGGTCGCTGATTAAGGCGCCGACACGTGCCTGGGCGGACAAGGTGTTCGCCGATCTGCCGGAGGAAGAGCGGATCGATGCGATGTGGGAAGCAGTCTTCCAGATGAACCGTGTGAACAGCGAAGACCCGGTGGCTGCCTGGCGTACTCATATCGGCGAGTTGAAGCAGAGCCAGGACCGTATGAACGAGAGGCGCTACAAAAGCCTGCACTACCGTGCCCCTGGAACGGATCTGCGTGTCGAGCTGCCGGAAGGCCATCTGTGGCGCGGCGGCGGCGGGGAGAATGCGAGTGGCGTTTATTTTGTAGCCAATATGCCTACAGAAGAGATCTACACGATGCCCCACCGCACCGGTGTGAATGGCACCGTCAAGAGTACGCTTCCGCTGAACCTGAACGGGCGGCTCGTCGACGGAATCACACTTACCTTCACAGACGGCAAGGTTACCGCCTATGACGCTGAATCCGGCCGTGAGCATCTGACCTCCCTGCTGGATACGGATGAAGGCGCCTCCTATCTCGGAGAAGTGGCTTTGGTGCCGTATGATTCACCGATCTCCCGGCTGAACAGAGTCTTCTACAACACTGGAATTGACGAGAATGCTTCCTGTCATTTCGCGCTGGGCAGCGCCTATCCGGTGAATATTGAAGGGGGCACCTCCATGACCAGCGAGGAACTGCTATCCAGAGGGGCCAACGTCAGCCTCACACATGTTGATTTCATGGTAGGCTCCGATGCGCTAGATATTGACGGAGAACTGGCTGACGGCACGATTGAGCCGGTGTTCCGTAAGGGGAATTGGGTACTCTAGGTGTAACCTATCTAGAAGTGAAATAATCTCCAGAACAAAATCGTCCTAACCGGATGAATAAGAATACCTTTACACGAGCACAACGTATGCTGTTTTTCACATATTGAGGCCGTGTGCCTGTTTGTGAACACAACATATGCTGTTTTTCACATACAATGAGGCCTGTGCTCGCCAGCACACCTTCTCCTCAGCAGCAAGAAGCTATAGCTTCCGATATTAAGAAAGGCCGCATCATTCCCGGCAGCGGGGATTGCGGCTTTTCTGTTGTTCGTGGAAGATATAAAATAATTGCCGCAGACTAAAACTGTTTGCATAACCTCTCCGTCTAATTCATGTAAAAGGGATGGAGAGGAGAGGGAGAGATGACGATGTCCGGGGCAGAGATGAAGCGGGTAACTGCCGCCGTGCCGCTTGAGGAGACGGATTGGGTCAAAGCGGTGATGGAGCATAGCGACCAGCTATACCATATTGCTTACAGTTATCTGGGCAACCGCAATGACGCACTGGAAGCGCTCCAGGAGACCACTTGCCGGACCTGCCGGAGAAGTGAATTGGGGCGGGCTGGAGATGTTCAAGCGGCTCTATTCCTTTGATTCAGAAGCGCCTACGCTGGATACGGCTATCCGGCACGGCTACATTCAGGAGATTGATAAAAGTGTAGCCAGCGGGAATTTCCGGATTACTTTGAATGCTGTAACGGCGGATGAGAACACAATCATCTTTTTGTATACAGCCAATGTCGCGGAAGGCCAGGAGATCTATAGTGTTAACAGTGCGATAATTAAGAATCTGTCAACCGGATATGATCTGGAGAACGGGGGCGGGGTTGGTGCCCATGCTAAAAACAATGGCTATGATGATAAGCGTATCTACTACGGAAGAGGTACCATCTACCTGGACCGGAGCAAGCCGTTCCCGGAGAAACTGGAAGCTAATTTCCAGATCTCCTCTATGGACAAGGGGAAAATGAAAGATCTGACGAAAGGTGTAAATGTAGCCGATGTGCATTATTCCCCGAGACTTAAGATCAGCTTCAAGCTGGACCCGAAATTCAAACAGCAACAGACAGTCATTGTCAAGCCGCAGGAAGACTTCATACTGGAGGGCGTTCAAGTGACGCTGGAGCAGGTTGAGCTCTCCCCGTTGATGATCCGTACTGTATTCAAAATCAAGAAGGAGACTGAGATTACGTGGCAGGACCGTCAAAAGGTATTTGGCGCTATACACGGGAATGAAATTCAGTCGAAAACCGGGTACGGAACGACCAAGATATGGTCACCCACAGGCACTGCAACCGATGAAGGCTATGAACGGATCTTCGGAAGCAATCTGCTCGATAAGCCAGAATCGATGAATATGATTATGAAGACAGGGACCGGCAAGAATACCAGAGACATTAACTTGCGCATTCTGCCGTGAACCCTTGTACGCGAAAAAGGCTGACTGTTGGTATATCCGGCGGGTCAGCCTTTTTGCGCTGCGGTCAGAGTGGTTCTCATCCCCCATTATGGAACCTGAAGGCAAGCTTATGGCCGTCAAAAGTCTCCCCGCTGCGCTCCGAATATTGGCCCTGCGTGTAGCGGGAGACCGTCTTGCGCCAAAAGCTCTGACCGGTGATATTCTTCGCAGCCGGGTTGGTGAACAGCTCCCATTCGCCCCGGAATTGTTCAAACACCAGCACCGCCGCCTGTTCCGCGATTCCCGTCCCTCTGAAGGGCTGCAGCAGAAAGTAGTCGCTCACGAAATAATCGACGCCCTGCGCACAATATGGAGGGGTAGCAATCCGTGCGAAGCCTGCCGGCATCGAATGAGCTTGAATCAGAAAAGAGTACAGAATGCCCGGCTTGTCCCACCAAATATTCTGCACCTCATACTGATCTGCCAGCGTGCGGTATTCGTCCGTGTCCTCAAAGATGCCATGCCGGTTAGGCAGATGCCCCTCCACAAGTCCGTAATGACCTGAAAGATCATGCAGATAGAGCGGTAACATATTTTTGATAATATAGGCTTCATCCGGCCCGGTTAGCTTGATTGATATATTCATTGCCAGCCTGCTTTCTGTAATCATCTATAACGCTTACTCCCACTGTATACCGGAAATG is a window encoding:
- the fabF gene encoding beta-ketoacyl-ACP synthase II, which codes for MERVVITGMGVISPLGNTVEQFWSRLTAGESGITLIDSFDTTHFKTKIAGSVQAFDPDARFGRKEARRMDRFSQFALAAAEEAWAHSGLRLEELDRERLGVYVGSGVGGIQTLMDQGELLRSRGPERVSPTLIPMLISNMAAAMISIKLGAQGPTLSPVTACSIGNTAIGEAFRLIRYGGADVIIAGGAEAAVTEIALASFGNATALSTRNGDPQGASRPFDRNRDGFVIAEGGAIVILESLSHALRRDAVIYGEVTGYGASSDAYHMVATHPEGIGAYQAMKLALSEAGISPGEVDVISAHATSTMVGDLSETLAIKKLFGEQAYRIPVTANKSMTGHALGAAGGLEAIALLLSLQEGLIPPTINLEQPDESCDLDYVPNVARQADLKIGISNSFGFGGHNAVIVLRKYES
- a CDS encoding helix-turn-helix transcriptional regulator yields the protein MSNQNRLQALSEFLKARRAAITPASAGLPEGTRRRTPGLRREEVAQLSGVSSTWYTWLEQGRDIKVSPSVLDCIAAALQLTKDERSYLFALALENGPGVADYTQEEPSVIHPSLQKILQELKTCPTIISDRHCGIVGWNEAAAHVFLDFAKLAPQQRNMISLLFERKEFRRLAVNWEQFVRGYLSIFRAYYGQYLEDRWYDEFIAEMKERHPEFYHLWEESRVSSAPDVVLEFRHAKAGKMLFHLTSLQVQGTADLRCSIYTPAGESGTEAKLKQLMELK
- a CDS encoding citrate synthase/methylcitrate synthase, with the protein product MAKVTGLEGIVAGETAIGLVDGEKGYLVYRGYWAKELAVGKSYEEVAYLLWNGHLPDAEELAQLKAQMAVERAIPEYLCKMLDLYPASVPLMLVLQSAVAALGDEENATWPPTLKQAVRLTAMLPAIIAYRYRSLQGLAPLKSLPELGHAANYLYLLTGKLPEEAHVRAINAYMILCMEHGMNASTFAGRVVLSTESDLCAAVAGSIGAMKGPLHGGAPYEVISMLEEIGTKERAEPWLRGKLEAGEKLMGFGHRIYKTKDPRAEALQIATLTMIGKDAYFDLALHVEATAVALLEEYKPGRRLFTNVEFYAAAILKALKLAPEIFTPTFTAGRIVGWTAHLLEQSAHNRIFRPQSTYIGPMPESETV
- a CDS encoding exodeoxyribonuclease III, with product MKLVSWNVNGLRACVNKGFNEYFREVDADIFCVQETKLQEGQIVLDHGEEYAGYWNYALKKGYSGTAVFTRIKPLSVRYGLEQETEDEGRIITLEFMDFYLVNVYTPNAKRDLSRLDYRMEWEDRFRAYLLKLDEHKPVVVCGDLNVAHQEIDLKNARSNRGNSGFTDEERGKMTTLLAAGFVDTFRWFYPELEGAYSWWSYMPKVREKNVGWRIDYFLASERLTPRLLDAGIECNVLGSDHCPVVLHLADAAEA
- a CDS encoding amidase family protein, with the translated sequence MYKNDSTRISSAPDEHDWLIEADITSIQEQMAQGSLTSEMLAGWYLERINRLDGLLRSVLEVNPEALAIAARLDQERRDQGSRGPMHGIPVLVKDNISTADQLHTSAGALALAECIAAEDAELITRLRTAGAVILGKANMTEWANFMSPAMWAGYSSRGGLVLGPYGPGELFIGGSSSGSAAAVAANLVTVAVGTETSGSIISPAAHNSLVGLKPTWGLVSNQGIIPGIGSQDSAGPMARTVKDAALLLNVLAGNADSSSSVILDYSTGLEPDAVRNTRIGIPRFYYKDLDSEALKIMESAILVLRELGAEIIDPVELPCQDAEWKATILQYEFKPGLNRYLGSLPESAPVHSLQELIDFNQQHSEQALKYGQGTLEWLNTSGDDITEQEYLEQLHSSRSLAGSQGIDYALEHYGLDALLFPGDHGCEVAARAGYPLITVPAGYTYSGIVAPGGYLTKGPQGITFCASAHSETMLLGIAYSYEQATKHRRPPVLEPGTSSE
- a CDS encoding VanZ family protein, whose translation is MFQTYLFPISYAFMAFPVAALFFTLPFLIVQYRRHGYINKIRALMLYLLLLYLLNAFFLVLLPLPDSRHNAAPSGSMIQLVPLQFIQDILHNTPITRSDPSSYLNVLTGADFLLAAFNVLLTVPFGMFLGYYFRTRWVVCIILSFALSLSFEITQITGIYGFFDHPYRIFDVDDMITNTLGGIVGFKISLWISGLLPRIEKLDSQEDLSAKKVTYTRRALAFLLDSILLLAVTILLNLLSLSISWWAVSMVYFLSIPLFTGGRTFGKWVVRIRLRSEDGGLARPWRVWARYGLLYGVLGGMNSLMPDSSFFISIGTALAAVVKIVILLADLAFFIHLVLRLIKRERPLIYEEISRTHNVITWPKRHQAAASETLNKTVNNE
- a CDS encoding aminopeptidase, with product MKDFEQMLEKYAELVVKVGVNVQPGQVLMVHAPLETAELTRLIVGKAYDAGAKYVLVDWDDEAVTRIRYEKAPEESFGYYPQWHADMLEGFAEEGGAILHIKVPDPELFRGIDSAKVSTAVKAAAVARKKYQAYTRNSRISWSLIKAPTRAWADKVFADLPEEERIDAMWEAVFQMNRVNSEDPVAAWRTHIGELKQSQDRMNERRYKSLHYRAPGTDLRVELPEGHLWRGGGGENASGVYFVANMPTEEIYTMPHRTGVNGTVKSTLPLNLNGRLVDGITLTFTDGKVTAYDAESGREHLTSLLDTDEGASYLGEVALVPYDSPISRLNRVFYNTGIDENASCHFALGSAYPVNIEGGTSMTSEELLSRGANVSLTHVDFMVGSDALDIDGELADGTIEPVFRKGNWVL
- a CDS encoding sigma factor; this translates as MTMSGAEMKRVTAAVPLEETDWVKAVMEHSDQLYHIAYSYLGNRNDALEALQETTCRTCRRSELGRAGDVQAALFL
- a CDS encoding DUF4179 domain-containing protein; translated protein: MFKRLYSFDSEAPTLDTAIRHGYIQEIDKSVASGNFRITLNAVTADENTIIFLYTANVAEGQEIYSVNSAIIKNLSTGYDLENGGGVGAHAKNNGYDDKRIYYGRGTIYLDRSKPFPEKLEANFQISSMDKGKMKDLTKGVNVADVHYSPRLKISFKLDPKFKQQQTVIVKPQEDFILEGVQVTLEQVELSPLMIRTVFKIKKETEITWQDRQKVFGAIHGNEIQSKTGYGTTKIWSPTGTATDEGYERIFGSNLLDKPESMNMIMKTGTGKNTRDINLRILP